GATTCAGAATCGTCCCAGGGGAGATCTGGCTGGTGAACGGCGTGTCGTCGGATTCCGTTCTGACTCTGACGTCTCTGCAGACGAACCGCAGATGCTCGTTTCTCATCAGGGTTCCGGGAAGCAGGCCGGTCTCGGTGAGGATCTGAAATCCATTGCAGATTCCGATCACCAGCCCTCCGCCCGCGGCGTGGCGGTTGACCGCATTCATGACGGGAGCGAGCTTGGCGAGAGCTCCGGCCCGGAGATAGTCGCCGTATGAGAAGCCGCCCGGGATGACGACACAGTCGACGTCGGAGACGTCATCGCGGCGATGCCAGAGCATCTCGACCTCGTGCCCCGCGACCGCGGATGCAACGTGCTCGGCGTCGTGATCACAGTTCGATCCCGGAAGAACGACGATGCCGAACTTCATACGGTGGCCTCCTTCAGCGTGATCCGGGCGCGCGATAGAGAGCGAGCTCGCCCTCGGGATTCGTCGCGAAGACGCCATTGCGTTGTACGTCCCAGACCACCGCCCATGCCTTCACATTGTAAAGGGAGAGCGGCTCGACGTGGCGAACCGAACCGGTGAACGAGCCCGATTCGCCGCAACGATGCTCGGCGAAGACGACCTCACGATCGGTCCTCCCCGGTGCGAGAACCTGAGGTCCCGAAGGATCCGCGAGGCAGATCTTCTGGCTGCTCGTCAGTTGACCGAAAGCGAGCGACACACGCGGCATCTCGCCCGTCGTGTCGAGCGAGCTGGCAGACGGTTCGGCCAGCGGAACCTGCGCGAGCCAGTCGTCTGCTGTGACCACGAGCGATGCGTCGCCGGCGGCGAAGAGAGCCGCCGTGATCTTCCGGTCGGTCTGCAGAGGGACTCGGCGAATCTCGCGAAGCGGGCTGGTCGACCAGAGCGCCGCCACCGTCGCCTCTCCGGACGGAAACTGTTCGGCTCCGATGACGGCGAACATCGCCCCGTCGGCGGAAACGGCGATGGCCATCGGCTCCGGCTCGGCGATCGCGCGGACTGCGACGCCTCCTTCGCCGTCGAAGACGTGAACGTCCCGCCCGAGGATGTAGATGAAGCGGCCGGCGGGATCGGGAATCGCGTCCCGGATCATTTCTCCTTCGAGCGTGATCTCCCGTTCGATCGCCAGTCTCGGAATCGAAACGATCGTCACGCTCTCGTCGGATCCGTTGGCGATGATCAACCGGGATCGGGGCTCG
This genomic window from Acidobacteriota bacterium contains:
- the purQ gene encoding phosphoribosylformylglycinamidine synthase subunit PurQ — its product is MKFGIVVLPGSNCDHDAEHVASAVAGHEVEMLWHRRDDVSDVDCVVIPGGFSYGDYLRAGALAKLAPVMNAVNRHAAGGGLVIGICNGFQILTETGLLPGTLMRNEHLRFVCRDVRVRTESDDTPFTSQISPGTILNLVVAHGEGNYYADEATLDMLEANDRVIFRYCDEEARITASANPNGSARNIAGICNEGRNVLGLMPHPERRSEKILGSADGFRVFESIIASFSPAVV